The Streptococcaceae bacterium ESL0687 genome has a segment encoding these proteins:
- the glpK gene encoding glycerol kinase GlpK — MLEDKYIMAIDQGTTSSRAIIYDKKGNHVSSSQKEFTQYFPQEGWVEHNANEIWNSVQSVIAGSFIESGIKPNQIAGIGITNQRETTVIWEKETGRPIYNAIVWQSRQSAGIANQLKKDGYEDFFHKKTGLVIDAYFSATKIRWILDNVEGAQERAEKGELLFGTIDSWLVWKLTDGDVHVTDYSNASRTMLFNINDLKWDQEILDLLNIPEIMLPRVASNSEVYGKTQGYHFFGSEVPISGMAGDQQAALFGQMAFEPGMVKNTYGTGSFIVMNTGESPQYSANKLLTTIGYGINGKVYYALEGSIFVAGSSIQWLRDGLHMIEKSSDSEAAAKKSTNDDEVYVVPAFVGLGAPYWDQEARGSMFGLTRGTTDNDIVKATLQSIAYQVRDVIETMEADTGISIPVLKVDGGAANNGYLMQFQSDILDVPVQKAGNLETTALGAAFLAGLAVGYWKDIDEIREFYALGDMFEAQMDEGRRENLYGGWKRAVKATRLFTDIEKGEE; from the coding sequence ATTTTGGAAGATAAATATATTATGGCTATTGATCAGGGCACAACAAGTTCAAGAGCAATCATTTATGATAAAAAGGGTAACCATGTGAGTAGTTCCCAAAAGGAATTTACCCAGTACTTCCCCCAAGAGGGATGGGTTGAACATAATGCCAATGAGATTTGGAATTCAGTTCAGTCAGTAATTGCAGGGTCATTTATTGAATCAGGCATTAAACCCAATCAGATTGCAGGAATTGGAATTACTAACCAAAGGGAAACAACAGTTATCTGGGAAAAGGAAACAGGAAGGCCAATTTACAATGCCATTGTATGGCAATCAAGGCAGTCGGCAGGAATTGCCAACCAACTTAAAAAAGATGGGTATGAAGATTTTTTCCATAAAAAAACAGGCCTTGTAATTGATGCTTACTTTTCAGCGACAAAAATTCGCTGGATTTTGGACAATGTAGAAGGTGCTCAGGAGCGGGCTGAAAAGGGAGAACTTTTATTTGGAACCATTGATAGTTGGCTGGTCTGGAAGCTTACTGACGGGGATGTTCATGTAACTGACTATTCCAATGCCAGCAGGACCATGCTCTTTAATATTAATGATTTAAAATGGGATCAAGAAATTTTAGACCTTTTAAATATACCTGAGATTATGCTTCCAAGGGTAGCATCAAACTCAGAGGTCTACGGAAAAACTCAAGGTTATCACTTCTTTGGAAGTGAGGTTCCAATTTCAGGTATGGCAGGAGACCAGCAAGCAGCTCTCTTTGGTCAGATGGCCTTTGAGCCAGGGATGGTAAAAAATACTTACGGAACTGGTTCTTTCATTGTCATGAATACGGGAGAAAGTCCGCAGTATTCAGCCAATAAACTTCTGACAACCATTGGTTACGGGATTAATGGTAAGGTCTATTATGCCTTAGAGGGAAGTATCTTTGTGGCAGGATCATCTATCCAGTGGTTGAGAGATGGCCTCCATATGATTGAAAAATCAAGTGATTCAGAAGCAGCTGCTAAGAAGTCAACTAATGATGATGAGGTCTATGTTGTACCAGCCTTTGTGGGACTTGGTGCCCCTTACTGGGATCAGGAAGCCAGGGGATCAATGTTTGGGCTAACTCGGGGAACCACTGATAATGATATTGTTAAGGCGACCCTCCAATCAATTGCCTATCAGGTGCGGGATGTAATTGAGACCATGGAAGCTGACACAGGTATCAGTATTCCGGTTTTAAAAGTTGACGGTGGGGCTGCCAATAATGGTTATCTAATGCAGTTTCAATCAGATATCTTAGATGTACCAGTTCAGAAGGCTGGTAATCTTGAAACCACAGCACTTGGTGCCGCATTTTTAGCCGGTCTTGCCGTTGGCTACTGGAAGGATATTGACGAAATCCGTGAATTCTATGCTCTTGGAGACATGTTTGAGGCTCAGATGGATGAGGGACGAAGAGAGAATTTATATGGTGGTTGGAAACGGGCAGTCAAAGCAACTAGATTATTTACAGATATTGAAAAAGGGGAAGAATAA
- a CDS encoding CidA/LrgA family protein, whose translation MKIYFQLLIIFGLSYIGDSLSNFFNLPVPGSIIGMIVLLLLLQFKILDLDKIEEVGDFLINNMTILFLPAGVGIMAKWAMISDYWWQISLIILVTMIINIFVLGRVVQFIKTKYEGDYIDTRKGDENN comes from the coding sequence ATGAAAATATATTTTCAACTACTAATAATTTTTGGGCTATCCTACATTGGTGATAGCCTTTCAAATTTTTTTAACCTCCCCGTCCCAGGAAGTATTATCGGGATGATTGTCCTCCTCCTTCTTTTACAATTCAAAATTCTTGATCTTGATAAAATTGAAGAAGTTGGTGATTTTTTAATTAATAATATGACCATCCTCTTTCTACCAGCAGGAGTCGGAATTATGGCCAAATGGGCAATGATTTCTGACTACTGGTGGCAAATAAGTTTAATCATCCTTGTAACCATGATTATCAATATCTTTGTTTTGGGTAGAGTGGTCCAATTTATTAAGACCAAATATGAAGGGGACTATATCGATACTAGAAAGGGGGATGAAAACAATTGA
- a CDS encoding metal ABC transporter permease produces MDILFWLADFLNLPVSMTNALITSVSLGIVSGILGSFIVLRQLSLMGDALSHAVLPGVAVSYMLGINALIGASIFGILAAMLIEFISKKSKIKADTAIGVVLSSFFALGIVLISNLKSGVDLNHVLFGNILAVTPNEILQSIVLMFLVILIISLFYKELLITSFDPVISKAYGLKNDFYHYLLMFLLTIFTVSSLSEVGIVLVVAMLVIPSSTAYLWTKHLSKMIFVSALLGVLYGLVGVFISFHYNLPTSATIVLIGSLVFMISFLFSPKNNFISSTGLANLLNAKRSKK; encoded by the coding sequence GTGGATATTTTATTTTGGTTGGCCGATTTTCTAAATCTACCAGTAAGTATGACCAATGCCCTGATTACATCTGTTAGCTTGGGCATAGTGTCTGGAATTTTAGGAAGCTTTATTGTCTTAAGGCAGCTTTCCTTAATGGGAGACGCCCTCTCGCACGCAGTTTTGCCTGGTGTGGCTGTTTCTTATATGCTAGGAATCAATGCCTTAATAGGAGCAAGTATCTTTGGAATTCTAGCAGCAATGTTAATTGAATTCATTAGTAAGAAAAGTAAGATTAAGGCTGATACGGCTATTGGGGTTGTTCTTTCATCATTTTTTGCCTTGGGAATTGTTCTGATAAGTAATTTAAAAAGTGGGGTTGATTTGAACCACGTGCTTTTTGGAAATATTTTAGCAGTTACTCCCAATGAAATTCTCCAATCGATAGTTCTCATGTTTCTAGTAATTCTTATCATTTCCTTATTCTACAAGGAGCTTCTAATTACAAGTTTTGATCCGGTTATTTCTAAGGCCTACGGTCTAAAAAATGACTTTTACCACTATCTTCTCATGTTTCTTCTAACGATTTTTACTGTGTCGTCACTTTCAGAAGTTGGGATTGTTCTTGTCGTTGCCATGCTTGTCATCCCTTCATCAACGGCCTATTTATGGACAAAACACTTGTCTAAGATGATCTTTGTCTCAGCCTTGCTAGGAGTTCTTTATGGACTGGTAGGAGTCTTTATAAGTTTCCACTATAATCTGCCAACAAGTGCAACAATTGTTTTGATTGGATCCCTTGTTTTTATGATTTCGTTTCTATTTTCACCGAAAAATAATTTTATCAGTTCAACTGGTTTAGCTAATTTATTGAATGCAAAAAGGAGTAAAAAATAA
- a CDS encoding metal ABC transporter substrate-binding protein, whose amino-acid sequence MFKKLSYLGLALISLIGLSACSKDKDTSSDKINVVASYSIIGDMVKNVGGDKVEVNNIVPVGVDPHSYEPTPEDSKKMDKADLVFYNGFNLETAKGWFEKMLVNSRKEDRAYELTMGVTPLYLTEDSSEKTEDPHAWLNIQNGIKYVENIKDQLVSYDAKNKDVYEKNAASYIAKLQKLDEEGAKKLLEIPEERRVLVTSEGAFKYFAKRYGMDAEYIWEINTDNQGTPEQMVRIDDIVKDRNVPALFVETSVSPKTMEAVARNTGRKIASKLFTDSLAKEGQKGDSYYEMMEWNINKIYEGLK is encoded by the coding sequence ATGTTTAAAAAATTAAGTTACCTGGGATTAGCCCTGATTTCCCTTATTGGTTTATCTGCTTGTTCCAAAGATAAGGATACAAGTAGTGACAAGATAAATGTTGTGGCTTCTTATTCCATCATAGGTGACATGGTTAAAAATGTTGGAGGAGATAAGGTTGAGGTAAATAATATTGTTCCTGTTGGAGTTGACCCTCATTCATATGAGCCAACACCTGAGGATAGTAAGAAGATGGATAAGGCTGATCTAGTTTTTTATAACGGCTTTAACCTGGAGACTGCCAAGGGTTGGTTTGAAAAGATGCTTGTTAATTCAAGGAAGGAAGACCGCGCCTATGAGCTGACAATGGGAGTAACTCCACTTTATTTGACTGAAGATTCAAGTGAAAAGACAGAAGATCCTCATGCCTGGCTTAATATTCAAAATGGAATAAAATACGTTGAAAATATCAAGGATCAGCTGGTTTCGTATGATGCTAAAAACAAGGATGTATATGAAAAAAATGCCGCAAGCTACATAGCTAAATTGCAAAAATTGGATGAAGAAGGGGCTAAAAAATTACTTGAAATTCCTGAAGAAAGACGAGTTCTTGTAACCAGTGAAGGTGCCTTTAAATACTTTGCTAAACGCTACGGGATGGATGCTGAATATATTTGGGAAATTAACACCGATAATCAAGGTACACCTGAGCAGATGGTAAGGATTGATGATATTGTTAAGGACCGTAATGTTCCAGCCCTTTTTGTTGAAACAAGTGTTTCACCTAAAACCATGGAGGCTGTTGCAAGAAACACAGGTCGCAAGATTGCTTCCAAGCTATTTACAGATTCTCTAGCCAAGGAAGGCCAAAAGGGAGACAGCTACTATGAAATGATGGAGTGGAATATTAATAAGATCTATGAGGGCTTAAAATAA
- the glpO gene encoding type 1 glycerol-3-phosphate oxidase: protein MEFSKHSRKETIKKIQGEEIDLLIIGGGITGAGVALQAAAAGMKTGIIEMQDFAEGTSSRSTKLVHGGIRYLKNFDVEVVADTVGERAVVQRIAPHIPKPDPMLLPIYDDEGPTTFDMFSVKVAMDLYDRLANVTGTKYENYTLTPEEVLEREPYIKKDGLQGAGVYLDFRNNDARLVIENIKKAVEDGAYAISRMKVVGFTYDDNQKINGVKARDLESDQVIEIRAKLVINTGGPWVDKVRSLNFTRPVKPMMRPTKGIHLVVDAKKLPVPQPTYFDTGKHDGRMVFAIPREDKTYFGTTDTDYKGDYLDPRVTQEDVDYLLEVINYRYPQADIKLSDIESSWAGLRPLLGGNSGSDYNGGDNGSVSDQSFEKVIDIVLDYKEDKASKEDVEEVLNNLETSRAEKELSPSQVSRGSFLEVEDDGLITLAGGKITDYRKMAQGALDLIRRLLKEKYGENFKEIDSKTYPVSGGEFDNTKVEETVEENMKAGLLVGLSEEDARYIADFYGMNSLKIFDLASKMEAYPGLSLAESARLLYALKEEMILWPSDYLMRRTNHILFERDSLDGLINPVIDVMADYLSWSDGQKEAALKNLKEVIAESDLAYLKEGGS from the coding sequence ATGGAGTTTTCAAAGCATTCTAGAAAAGAGACAATTAAAAAAATACAGGGCGAAGAAATTGACCTATTAATCATTGGTGGGGGAATTACAGGGGCAGGCGTTGCCCTTCAGGCAGCGGCAGCTGGGATGAAAACTGGAATTATTGAAATGCAGGATTTTGCTGAAGGGACATCTTCAAGATCAACCAAGCTTGTTCATGGTGGAATTCGCTACCTTAAGAATTTTGATGTGGAAGTTGTTGCAGATACGGTAGGAGAAAGGGCAGTTGTTCAAAGAATAGCTCCTCACATTCCCAAACCTGATCCCATGCTTTTACCCATCTATGACGATGAGGGACCAACAACCTTTGATATGTTTTCAGTTAAGGTTGCAATGGATCTTTATGATAGACTGGCAAATGTTACCGGTACAAAGTATGAAAACTATACTTTGACTCCTGAAGAAGTTCTAGAGCGTGAGCCTTATATTAAAAAAGACGGCTTGCAGGGTGCAGGTGTCTATCTTGATTTTAGAAATAATGATGCACGCCTTGTAATTGAAAATATTAAAAAGGCTGTTGAAGACGGGGCTTATGCTATTAGCCGGATGAAGGTTGTTGGTTTTACCTATGATGACAATCAAAAGATAAACGGCGTTAAGGCGCGTGATTTGGAGAGTGACCAGGTAATTGAAATTAGGGCTAAACTTGTTATTAATACTGGTGGTCCCTGGGTTGATAAGGTAAGAAGTCTAAACTTTACTCGCCCTGTAAAACCTATGATGCGACCAACCAAGGGAATTCATTTGGTTGTCGATGCCAAAAAACTTCCAGTTCCGCAGCCCACCTATTTTGATACTGGAAAACATGATGGACGGATGGTCTTTGCTATTCCAAGAGAAGATAAAACCTACTTTGGAACAACTGACACCGACTACAAGGGAGATTATCTAGACCCTAGGGTTACTCAAGAAGATGTTGATTATCTTTTAGAGGTAATTAACTACAGATATCCTCAAGCAGATATCAAGCTTTCTGATATTGAATCAAGTTGGGCAGGCCTTCGTCCTCTTTTAGGTGGGAATTCTGGTTCTGACTATAATGGCGGGGACAATGGAAGTGTATCAGATCAAAGCTTTGAAAAAGTCATTGATATCGTTCTTGATTACAAGGAAGATAAGGCTTCTAAAGAGGACGTTGAAGAGGTACTTAATAATCTTGAGACCAGTAGGGCTGAGAAGGAACTCTCTCCGTCACAGGTTTCTCGTGGATCCTTCTTAGAAGTTGAAGATGATGGTTTGATTACTCTAGCTGGTGGGAAGATTACTGACTACCGTAAAATGGCTCAGGGAGCACTTGATTTAATTCGCAGACTACTTAAAGAAAAATACGGTGAAAACTTCAAAGAAATAGATTCTAAGACTTATCCTGTATCAGGCGGAGAGTTTGATAATACCAAGGTTGAAGAGACTGTTGAAGAAAATATGAAGGCGGGTCTTCTTGTAGGTCTTTCTGAAGAGGACGCAAGATATATAGCTGATTTTTACGGAATGAACTCCCTTAAAATATTTGATTTAGCTAGTAAGATGGAAGCTTATCCAGGCCTTAGTTTGGCTGAGTCAGCTCGTCTACTTTATGCCTTAAAAGAAGAGATGATTTTATGGCCTAGTGACTACCTAATGAGAAGAACAAATCATATCCTTTTTGAAAGGGATAGCCTTGATGGCCTGATAAATCCTGTTATTGATGTCATGGCTGACTATCTTTCTTGGTCTGATGGTCAAAAGGAAGCTGCCCTAAAAAATCTTAAGGAAGTGATTGCTGAATCTGATCTTGCTTATTTGAAAGAGGGAGGTAGCTAG
- a CDS encoding metal ABC transporter ATP-binding protein has translation MFKVKGLGVAYGGKEALKDINFEIDALGTSIGIIGPNGAGKSTFLKALLGLVKKTGGSSYFNDRDILSLKRNIAYVPQRSEIDLSFPITVFEVILTGTYPKLPLFKRPGVWEKGLALKSLEEVGLVDYKDAPLSSLSGGQLQRVFIARALAQEADYYFLDEPFVGIDMVSEKIIIDIISDLKAKGKTILTVHHDLNKVEDYFDNLIIINQELVGAGPVSEIFTRDMIGQAYGQVLLNLDLKGVKD, from the coding sequence ATGTTTAAAGTAAAGGGATTAGGGGTCGCTTACGGAGGTAAGGAGGCCTTAAAGGACATCAACTTTGAAATTGATGCCTTGGGAACATCGATTGGGATAATTGGCCCTAATGGAGCCGGGAAATCGACTTTTCTAAAGGCTCTTTTGGGACTGGTAAAAAAAACTGGGGGAAGTAGTTACTTCAATGACCGGGACATTTTATCCTTGAAGAGAAATATTGCCTATGTTCCCCAAAGAAGTGAGATTGATTTGTCATTTCCAATTACAGTTTTTGAGGTAATTCTAACAGGAACCTATCCCAAGCTACCACTTTTTAAAAGACCTGGCGTTTGGGAGAAGGGGTTAGCCCTTAAATCTTTAGAAGAAGTGGGTCTAGTAGACTACAAGGATGCTCCCCTATCTAGTCTTTCAGGAGGTCAGCTTCAAAGGGTTTTCATCGCAAGAGCCTTGGCTCAAGAGGCTGATTATTACTTCTTGGACGAGCCCTTTGTAGGGATTGATATGGTAAGTGAGAAAATAATCATTGATATCATAAGTGACTTAAAGGCTAAAGGGAAAACGATTCTAACAGTCCACCATGATCTTAACAAGGTGGAAGATTATTTTGATAATCTAATCATTATCAATCAGGAGCTGGTGGGAGCTGGCCCGGTATCTGAAATTTTCACCAGGGATATGATTGGACAAGCCTACGGGCAAGTTCTTTTAAATCTTGACTTGAAAGGAGTAAAAGACTAG
- a CDS encoding aquaporin family protein: MTEVLGEFVGTFFLVLLGDGVCAAVNLKKSKAEGAGWLAIAFGWSMAVTMAAFMSGYLGPAHLNPAVTIAMAINGATPVSQVLPFILAQLAGAFLGVILVWLAYLPHWDQTKDQDAILGSFATGPAVRNYTANFVTEAIGTFVLLFGILSFGRQDFAGGVNTFAVGGLILALGLSLGGPTGYALNPARDLGPRLAHQVLPIRTKGDSDWAYSWVPIFGPIVGASLAALIFGLLP; this comes from the coding sequence ATGACAGAAGTTTTAGGAGAATTTGTTGGAACCTTCTTTCTGGTTCTTTTAGGGGACGGAGTTTGTGCTGCTGTAAACCTAAAAAAATCTAAGGCAGAAGGAGCAGGTTGGCTTGCTATTGCCTTTGGTTGGAGTATGGCTGTTACCATGGCTGCCTTCATGTCGGGCTACTTGGGCCCAGCTCATCTTAATCCAGCTGTAACCATAGCTATGGCCATAAACGGGGCGACTCCGGTATCACAGGTCCTTCCCTTTATCCTGGCCCAACTAGCAGGAGCCTTTCTGGGAGTCATCCTAGTTTGGCTTGCCTACCTGCCTCATTGGGATCAAACCAAGGACCAAGATGCAATTTTAGGAAGTTTTGCTACAGGTCCAGCTGTAAGAAATTACACAGCAAACTTTGTAACAGAAGCCATTGGAACCTTCGTCCTACTATTTGGAATCCTATCATTTGGCCGGCAGGATTTTGCAGGTGGAGTTAATACCTTTGCTGTTGGTGGCTTAATCTTAGCTCTTGGCTTGTCTTTAGGTGGTCCCACAGGATATGCCTTAAATCCAGCCCGTGATTTGGGTCCACGCCTAGCTCACCAGGTTTTACCAATTAGGACCAAAGGAGATTCTGATTGGGCCTATTCATGGGTGCCAATCTTTGGCCCAATTGTTGGAGCAAGTCTTGCTGCCCTAATCTTTGGCCTTCTACCTTAG
- a CDS encoding LrgB family protein, with amino-acid sequence MKQLIELTQSPLFGVTLTILVFILTSRINQSFPRAWTNPLLLSTLTIIGFLLIFKIPYENYYKGGEILNDLIGPSTVALGIPLYKTFHLMKHHIRSITISIGLAALVNTSITALLVKFLGLPKLAQLSLFPKSVTTAMAMGITDKIHGVVTITIVVVVATGILTSALGIPLLKLFKINDPVAQGIALGGTGHAVGTGSAIMLGKTQAAMAALSIGMTGIMYVIFVPLAAHIILGY; translated from the coding sequence TTGAAACAATTAATTGAATTAACCCAGTCACCACTCTTTGGTGTGACCTTGACCATCCTCGTCTTTATTTTGACATCTAGGATAAACCAAAGCTTCCCCAGGGCCTGGACCAATCCCCTCCTTCTTTCGACCCTTACAATTATTGGCTTTTTATTGATTTTTAAGATTCCCTACGAAAATTATTATAAGGGCGGGGAAATCTTAAATGACCTAATTGGACCATCTACTGTAGCACTAGGAATTCCCCTTTATAAGACCTTTCACCTTATGAAGCATCATATTAGATCAATTACCATAAGTATCGGGCTTGCTGCCTTGGTAAACACCTCAATCACAGCCCTTTTGGTAAAATTTCTAGGCCTACCAAAACTTGCCCAGCTATCTCTTTTCCCCAAATCAGTAACTACAGCCATGGCCATGGGGATTACTGACAAAATACACGGGGTTGTTACCATAACAATTGTAGTCGTCGTAGCAACTGGTATTCTAACAAGTGCTCTAGGGATTCCCCTTCTAAAACTATTTAAGATAAATGATCCAGTTGCTCAAGGAATCGCCCTTGGAGGAACAGGACATGCCGTAGGAACAGGATCTGCCATCATGCTTGGAAAAACTCAGGCTGCCATGGCTGCACTTTCTATTGGTATGACAGGTATCATGTATGTTATCTTTGTTCCCCTTGCAGCCCATATTATTTTAGGCTATTAG
- a CDS encoding metal-dependent transcriptional regulator encodes MKKHVNNANQEDYLKVMYQNGGLHSHVSNKVLSQKLKVSPPSVSEMLLKLAEKDYISYTPYKGAILTEKGAEDTARIIRNHRIFERFLYDKLGYSLREVHNLAEELEHVKDPDFFHRLYDFLGHPTTCPHGSLINKDRVIYEEYTESLADFDNGDRLLIKRFDDSNSLLEFVEENHLKLNQEIDLVKEDDRIMIESKASRLLLSDDFAHKIYAIKDAKKQD; translated from the coding sequence ATGAAGAAACATGTAAATAACGCTAATCAGGAAGATTACCTAAAGGTTATGTATCAAAATGGAGGACTTCATAGTCATGTATCCAACAAGGTACTTTCACAAAAATTAAAGGTTTCTCCTCCGTCAGTATCTGAGATGCTTTTAAAGTTAGCGGAAAAAGATTACATAAGCTATACACCTTATAAGGGTGCCATCCTCACGGAAAAAGGGGCAGAAGATACGGCAAGAATCATTAGGAATCACCGTATTTTTGAAAGATTTTTGTATGATAAACTGGGTTATTCTCTAAGAGAGGTCCACAATCTTGCTGAGGAGCTGGAACATGTCAAGGATCCAGACTTCTTTCATCGTCTCTATGACTTTTTAGGTCATCCAACAACCTGCCCCCACGGAAGTTTAATCAATAAGGACCGAGTTATCTACGAAGAATATACAGAATCTCTGGCTGACTTTGATAATGGTGACCGTCTTCTTATAAAAAGATTTGATGATTCAAATTCTCTTTTGGAATTTGTTGAAGAAAATCATTTGAAGCTTAATCAGGAAATTGATCTGGTCAAGGAAGATGATCGAATTATGATTGAATCAAAGGCTAGCAGGCTACTTTTGAGCGATGACTTTGCCCATAAAATATATGCCATTAAAGATGCAAAAAAACAGGACTAA
- a CDS encoding helix-turn-helix domain-containing protein, whose translation MRAEELLDKREKAKIELLRYLILNENVSLSQLSHHLKLSINTLKLYMRELSELKISAGEQIKITSDEGILRLYLPSGLNLDRVIAYYLKDSLEFNLLRKLLLRRKISILYLSQKFSISESSVFRRIKRVNHLLEEFGLSIKNGILQGEELQIRYFYFLVLEYMYQNSTSFSEKYFPGARSRQVARSFLTSLLVEETSLDLEDRLLIWLEISRLRSRQVGARELRVKRRYQIFQMDKLYQDIKAFTESYVKNFNYKNLDFESLALYAFVNSLGILNESRQYSYELLRSKRLPTAMLDVYIREYILKNYPSKRISLDLEKQVGFYLAKSSNRLYFFDGSLERYDWDNLLKRQGELINGDLFHLASNLQEIALKEFEPYKDREASMGVKNYLLVSYINILSFIDFHVSELIRIGVDQRSLPIFGLNYSQYLYKNLGSSQEGISIVSYDPAEDYDLVITCRQLLKVKARCRLYRLSEYESYYDLKQIERIVEEIKLNKNSRRCL comes from the coding sequence ATGAGGGCAGAAGAATTACTAGACAAAAGGGAGAAGGCTAAAATTGAGCTTTTGCGTTACCTGATTTTAAATGAAAATGTTAGCCTGAGTCAATTAAGCCATCATCTTAAGCTTTCTATCAATACTCTTAAACTTTACATGAGGGAGCTTTCAGAGCTTAAGATTTCAGCAGGTGAGCAGATTAAAATTACTTCTGACGAAGGAATTTTAAGGCTTTATTTACCAAGTGGTTTAAATTTGGACCGTGTCATAGCCTATTACTTGAAGGATAGTTTGGAGTTTAACCTTCTAAGAAAACTTCTTTTGAGGCGAAAAATCTCCATCCTTTACTTAAGTCAGAAGTTTTCCATTAGTGAGTCCTCTGTTTTTAGGCGGATAAAAAGAGTTAACCATCTTTTGGAGGAATTTGGTTTATCTATTAAAAATGGAATCCTCCAAGGGGAGGAACTTCAGATTCGCTATTTTTACTTTCTGGTTCTTGAGTACATGTATCAAAATTCGACCTCTTTTTCTGAAAAGTACTTCCCAGGGGCTAGATCAAGGCAGGTTGCCAGAAGTTTTTTGACCAGTCTCTTGGTTGAGGAAACAAGTTTAGATCTTGAAGACAGGCTTTTGATTTGGCTGGAAATTAGCCGGCTAAGGTCACGTCAGGTAGGTGCTAGGGAACTTAGAGTAAAAAGGCGCTATCAGATTTTTCAGATGGATAAACTCTACCAGGATATTAAGGCATTTACCGAGTCCTATGTTAAAAATTTTAATTACAAGAATTTGGACTTTGAAAGTCTGGCCCTTTATGCCTTTGTTAACTCCTTGGGGATTTTAAATGAAAGCAGGCAGTATAGCTATGAGCTTTTAAGGAGTAAGAGATTACCCACGGCCATGCTTGATGTCTATATTAGGGAATATATTTTAAAGAATTATCCCAGTAAGAGAATTTCCCTTGATCTTGAAAAGCAGGTAGGTTTTTATCTGGCCAAAAGTAGTAACAGGCTTTACTTTTTTGACGGATCTCTAGAAAGGTATGACTGGGATAATCTATTAAAAAGGCAGGGGGAGCTAATCAACGGGGATTTATTTCATTTAGCCAGTAATTTACAGGAGATTGCTCTTAAGGAGTTTGAACCCTATAAGGATAGGGAGGCTTCTATGGGAGTAAAAAACTACCTACTAGTGAGCTACATCAATATCTTGTCTTTCATTGACTTTCATGTAAGTGAACTCATACGGATTGGGGTTGACCAAAGGAGCTTACCGATTTTTGGTTTAAATTACAGCCAGTACCTTTATAAGAATTTAGGATCCAGCCAGGAAGGAATCAGTATTGTAAGTTATGATCCTGCAGAAGATTATGATTTGGTAATAACCTGCCGGCAACTCCTTAAGGTTAAGGCCAGGTGCAGGCTTTATAGGCTTTCTGAGTATGAAAGTTATTATGATTTAAAGCAAATTGAAAGGATAGTTGAAGAAATAAAGCTTAATAAGAATAGTAGAAGATGCCTGTAA
- a CDS encoding VTT domain-containing protein — MKTVKEIVKIIVKIKKFTRLQKLIITISSISALLLMLLAVKIYLPDLILLFSKGDNQLELSTRLRSHGIVGAIPLAILLATPFVPYSSLLIFTGICYGTFISSIFGIIGVVVRNLFFIYIFDKVNHITPQAESLRIIKYIKASKNPIFELSLAYMMPFIPKVALNYALSLIKLPFKQVMLIVLLGSAPKAIFLAFNGQELLQGNFRILIIISLILIIILVLLYIFKYRKLMSAGKNKN, encoded by the coding sequence ATGAAGACAGTAAAGGAGATAGTAAAGATAATAGTTAAAATTAAAAAATTTACCAGGCTACAAAAGCTTATTATTACCATTTCAAGCATAAGTGCCCTCCTACTGATGCTTTTGGCGGTTAAGATTTACTTGCCAGATCTTATCCTTCTCTTTTCTAAAGGAGACAATCAGCTTGAATTAAGTACCAGGCTAAGGTCACACGGGATTGTTGGAGCCATTCCCCTAGCAATCCTACTGGCTACCCCCTTTGTTCCCTACTCATCTCTTCTAATCTTCACAGGCATTTGCTACGGGACCTTTATATCAAGCATCTTTGGCATCATAGGGGTTGTAGTACGAAATTTATTTTTTATCTATATCTTTGACAAGGTCAATCATATCACCCCTCAGGCGGAGTCTTTAAGGATTATTAAATATATTAAAGCCAGTAAAAATCCTATTTTTGAACTTAGCCTGGCCTATATGATGCCCTTTATTCCCAAGGTTGCCCTCAACTATGCCCTCTCCCTTATTAAGCTTCCCTTCAAGCAGGTGATGCTTATCGTTCTTCTGGGGTCGGCTCCTAAGGCGATTTTCCTGGCCTTCAATGGCCAAGAACTCCTCCAGGGAAATTTCAGAATTCTTATAATCATTTCCCTTATCCTAATAATTATTCTGGTCCTTTTATATATCTTTAAATACCGGAAACTTATGAGCGCAGGTAAGAATAAAAATTAA